The following coding sequences lie in one Pseudomonas sp. B33.4 genomic window:
- a CDS encoding MDR family oxidoreductase, which produces MFNAIVIDKDDSGYRANLQQVNEEQLPEGDVTVGVAYSTLNFKDGLAITGSSPVVRKFPMVPGIDLAGRVEASSHPDYKVGDQVLLNGWGVGENHWGGLAQKARLNGDWLIPLPNAFTAAQAMAIGTAGYTAMLCILALERNGVTPEQGEVLVTGANGGVGSFAIALLSKLGYRVVASTGRVSEHEYLKQLGAGEIIDRATLSVPGKPLAKERWAAVIDSVGSHTLANACASTRSEGTVAACGLAQGMDFPASVAPFILRGVTLAGINSVTQPKARRLEAWDRLARDLDVSLLALISHEIGLSEAIDAAPKLLAGQLRGRVVVDVNR; this is translated from the coding sequence ATGTTCAACGCCATTGTGATCGACAAAGACGACAGCGGTTATCGCGCCAACCTGCAGCAGGTCAACGAAGAGCAATTGCCCGAAGGCGATGTCACCGTCGGAGTTGCTTACAGCACGCTGAATTTCAAGGATGGCCTGGCGATTACCGGCAGCAGTCCGGTGGTGCGCAAGTTTCCGATGGTGCCGGGGATCGACCTTGCGGGCCGCGTAGAAGCCAGTTCGCACCCCGACTATAAGGTGGGTGATCAGGTGCTGCTCAATGGCTGGGGCGTCGGCGAAAATCACTGGGGTGGCCTGGCGCAGAAAGCACGGCTCAATGGCGACTGGCTGATCCCATTGCCCAACGCCTTCACGGCGGCGCAAGCCATGGCGATCGGCACGGCCGGCTATACGGCGATGCTGTGCATTCTGGCACTCGAGCGCAATGGCGTGACGCCAGAGCAGGGCGAGGTTCTGGTCACTGGGGCCAATGGTGGCGTTGGCAGTTTCGCCATCGCTTTGCTGAGCAAGCTCGGCTATCGCGTCGTCGCATCCACTGGCCGTGTCTCCGAGCATGAGTACCTGAAGCAACTGGGCGCCGGTGAAATCATCGACCGCGCGACCTTGTCAGTGCCCGGCAAGCCACTGGCCAAAGAGCGCTGGGCAGCGGTGATCGATTCGGTGGGCAGTCACACCCTGGCCAATGCCTGCGCCAGCACTCGCTCCGAAGGCACCGTCGCCGCGTGTGGTCTGGCGCAGGGCATGGATTTCCCGGCTTCGGTTGCCCCGTTCATTTTGCGTGGCGTGACCCTGGCCGGCATCAACAGCGTGACCCAGCCCAAGGCTCGCCGTCTGGAGGCGTGGGATCGTCTGGCCAGGGATCTGGATGTCTCGTTGCTGGCATTGATCAGCCATGAAATCGGTCTGAGTGAGGCCATTGATGCAGCGCCGAAGTTGCTCGCCGGGCAACTTCGCGGACGGGTTGTCGTTGATGTCAATCGCTGA
- the ada gene encoding bifunctional DNA-binding transcriptional regulator/O6-methylguanine-DNA methyltransferase Ada: MKTLSTPFKTENDPRWAAVVARDSRADGQFVYAVKTTGIYCRPSSLSRLPKPQNVEFFDTAEQAEAAGYRPSKRASKDQSDVAAQHAATVAIACRLIESAETLPALNELAQTAGLSPFHFHRVFKAATGLTPKGYATAHRSRKVRERLADGDSVTEALYDAGFNSNSRFYESADHLLGMKPGDYRAAGKNNDIRFAVGQCSLGAILVAQSERGVCAILLGDDPHQLVCDLQDQFRQANLIGADAGFEQLIAKVVGFIEAPAIGLDLPLDVRGTAFQERVWQALREIPAGHTASYAEIAQRIGAPTSMRAVAQACGANRLAVAIPCHRVVRSDGNLSGYRWGVERKRQLLERETTS, translated from the coding sequence ATGAAAACGCTTTCGACCCCCTTCAAGACCGAAAACGATCCACGCTGGGCCGCCGTGGTTGCGCGAGACTCACGGGCGGACGGACAATTTGTCTACGCAGTGAAAACCACCGGCATCTACTGCCGCCCGAGCAGTCTCTCACGCTTGCCGAAACCGCAGAACGTCGAGTTTTTCGATACGGCTGAGCAGGCCGAGGCTGCCGGTTATCGGCCGAGCAAGCGTGCCAGCAAGGATCAGAGTGATGTCGCCGCGCAGCATGCCGCGACCGTCGCCATTGCCTGCCGTCTTATCGAATCCGCCGAGACCTTGCCGGCACTGAATGAACTGGCGCAGACCGCCGGCCTGAGTCCGTTTCATTTCCATCGTGTCTTCAAAGCCGCGACGGGATTGACGCCCAAAGGCTACGCAACGGCCCATCGCTCGCGCAAAGTCCGTGAGCGCTTGGCAGACGGCGATTCGGTGACGGAAGCGCTGTACGACGCGGGCTTCAATTCCAATAGCCGTTTCTATGAATCAGCGGATCACTTGCTGGGCATGAAACCTGGCGATTATCGTGCGGCCGGTAAGAACAACGACATTCGCTTCGCCGTTGGCCAGTGTTCGCTGGGAGCGATTCTGGTGGCGCAAAGCGAGCGTGGGGTGTGCGCGATTCTGTTGGGCGATGACCCGCATCAACTGGTGTGCGATCTGCAGGATCAGTTTCGCCAGGCCAACCTGATCGGCGCCGATGCCGGTTTCGAACAACTGATCGCCAAGGTGGTGGGATTTATCGAAGCTCCGGCGATTGGCCTGGATCTGCCGCTGGACGTTCGCGGCACGGCGTTCCAGGAACGTGTGTGGCAGGCGCTGCGGGAAATTCCGGCGGGCCACACCGCCAGTTACGCCGAAATCGCTCAGCGCATCGGCGCACCGACGTCCATGCGCGCAGTGGCTCAGGCGTGCGGCGCCAACCGCTTGGCAGTGGCGATTCCTTGCCACCGCGTGGTGCGCAGCGATGGCAATCTTTCGGGCTATCGCTGGGGCGTCGAGCGCAAGCGTCAGTTGCTGGAACGCGAGACGACGTCCTGA
- the alkB gene encoding DNA oxidative demethylase AlkB, which yields MQPNTFDLFAGHEPEQRPHAEQIGEQSWVLHGFALPLVEQILPALDAILAAAPLRHMVTPGGFSMSVGTSSCGALGWITDRHGYRYSSVDPLSDLPWPPLPEVFAALAHSAAAQAGFADFNADSCLINCYIPGAKMSLHQDKDEKAYSAPIVSLSLGLPAMFLFGGFNRSDKSQRIALLHGDMVVWGGVDRLRYHGVLPIKQGRHPRLGEQRINLTFRVAG from the coding sequence ATGCAACCGAACACTTTCGATCTGTTCGCCGGTCATGAACCCGAACAACGCCCCCACGCCGAGCAGATTGGCGAGCAATCCTGGGTGTTGCATGGTTTTGCCCTGCCGCTGGTCGAGCAGATTCTGCCAGCACTGGATGCGATTCTTGCCGCAGCGCCCTTGCGCCACATGGTCACGCCGGGTGGATTCAGCATGTCGGTGGGCACCAGCAGTTGCGGCGCACTGGGCTGGATCACTGATCGCCACGGTTATCGTTATTCGAGCGTCGATCCGCTCAGTGATTTGCCATGGCCGCCGCTGCCGGAAGTCTTCGCGGCACTGGCGCACTCAGCAGCGGCGCAAGCTGGATTCGCTGACTTCAACGCTGATTCCTGCCTTATCAATTGCTATATCCCCGGCGCCAAGATGTCATTGCATCAGGACAAAGACGAAAAGGCCTACAGCGCGCCGATCGTTTCGCTGTCACTCGGGTTGCCGGCCATGTTTCTCTTCGGCGGTTTCAATCGCAGCGACAAGAGCCAGCGCATTGCTTTGTTGCATGGCGACATGGTGGTCTGGGGCGGCGTTGATCGCTTGCGTTATCACGGCGTGCTGCCGATCAAGCAAGGCCGCCATCCACGTCTGGGTGAGCAACGGATCAATCTGACCTTTCGTGTGGCCGGATAA
- a CDS encoding 2OG-Fe(II) oxygenase, producing the protein MSMSPSRLDSLDWASLERQLDQDGCAIIRSLLQAETCDHLSALYPQTEPFRSQVIMARHGFGRGEYKYFRYPLPTPVERLRGALYPHLVALANRWYERMNLPERFASDHAEFLQRCHAAGQTRPTPLLLQYGAQDYNCLHQDLYGESVFPLQVAILLSEPGQDFTGGEFVLTEQRPRMQSRPHVLDLKKGDALIFAVNQRPVKGVRGDYRVTMRHGVSRLHSGKRHTLGIIFHDAT; encoded by the coding sequence ATGTCGATGTCACCTTCCCGGCTGGATTCGCTCGACTGGGCAAGCCTTGAGCGGCAACTGGATCAGGACGGCTGCGCGATCATCCGTTCGCTGCTGCAAGCCGAAACCTGTGATCACTTGAGTGCGCTGTATCCGCAGACCGAACCGTTTCGTTCGCAGGTCATCATGGCCCGCCACGGTTTCGGTCGCGGCGAGTACAAGTACTTTCGCTACCCTCTTCCGACACCGGTCGAACGCCTGCGCGGCGCGCTGTATCCACACCTCGTTGCATTGGCCAATCGCTGGTACGAACGCATGAACCTGCCCGAGCGCTTTGCGTCGGATCACGCCGAATTTCTTCAGCGCTGCCATGCCGCCGGTCAGACCCGCCCGACGCCTCTCCTATTGCAGTACGGCGCGCAGGACTACAACTGCCTGCACCAGGATCTGTACGGTGAATCGGTTTTTCCGCTGCAAGTGGCGATTCTTCTGTCAGAACCCGGGCAAGACTTCACGGGTGGAGAATTCGTTCTCACCGAGCAACGCCCGCGCATGCAGTCGCGGCCGCACGTACTGGATCTGAAGAAAGGAGATGCGCTGATCTTTGCCGTCAACCAGCGTCCGGTCAAAGGCGTGCGCGGTGATTATCGGGTGACCATGCGCCACGGCGTCAGTCGCCTGCACAGTGGAAAAAGGCATACCCTAGGCATCATCTTCCACGACGCCACATGA
- a CDS encoding DUF1883 domain-containing protein, with protein MKFIHQREHLNEDDIVVIQCSQMCNIRLMNDANFRSFKNGGRHTYHGGAFDTFPARITAPSTGFWNITIDTVNRRPISVTRKPTLTHSIKIIRRSSTKLS; from the coding sequence ATGAAATTCATTCACCAGCGCGAACACCTCAACGAAGACGACATCGTCGTCATTCAATGCTCGCAAATGTGCAACATCCGTCTGATGAACGACGCCAACTTCCGCAGCTTCAAGAATGGCGGCCGTCACACCTATCACGGCGGCGCCTTCGACACCTTTCCGGCCCGTATCACCGCGCCAAGCACCGGTTTCTGGAACATCACCATCGACACCGTCAACCGCCGTCCGATCAGCGTGACGCGCAAGCCGACGCTGACTCACTCGATCAAGATCATCCGTCGCTCCAGCACCAAACTCAGCTGA
- the galU gene encoding UTP--glucose-1-phosphate uridylyltransferase GalU, translating to MIKKCLFPAAGYGTRFLPATKAMPKEMLPVVNKPLIQYGVEEALDAGLTEISIVTGRGKRALEDHFDISYELENQIKGTDKEKYLVGIRKLLDECSFSYTRQTEMKGLGHAILTGRPLIGDEPFAVVLADDLCVNLEGDGVLTQMVKLYKQFRCSIIAIQEVDPQETSKYGVIAGEMIRDDIYRVHSMVEKPKPEDAPSNLAIIGRYILTPDIFDLIEQTEPGKGGEIQITDALMKQAQNGCVMAYKFKGKRFDCGGAEGYIEATNFCFENFYKTGKAY from the coding sequence ATGATCAAGAAATGCTTGTTCCCAGCAGCCGGTTACGGTACTCGCTTCCTGCCAGCGACTAAAGCCATGCCTAAAGAAATGCTGCCGGTGGTAAACAAGCCACTGATCCAGTACGGCGTTGAAGAAGCTCTGGATGCTGGCCTGACGGAAATCTCCATCGTCACCGGTCGTGGCAAGCGTGCTCTGGAAGACCACTTCGACATCAGCTACGAGCTGGAAAACCAGATCAAAGGCACCGACAAAGAGAAATACCTGGTCGGCATCCGCAAACTGCTCGACGAGTGCTCGTTCTCTTACACCCGTCAGACCGAAATGAAAGGTCTGGGCCACGCGATCCTGACCGGTCGCCCGCTGATCGGTGACGAACCGTTCGCCGTGGTGCTGGCGGACGACCTGTGCGTCAACCTCGAAGGCGACGGCGTACTGACCCAGATGGTCAAACTGTACAAGCAGTTCCGCTGCTCGATCATCGCTATTCAGGAAGTCGATCCGCAGGAAACCAGCAAGTACGGCGTGATCGCCGGCGAGATGATCCGCGACGACATCTACCGCGTGCACAGCATGGTCGAGAAGCCAAAGCCGGAAGACGCGCCGTCGAACCTGGCGATCATCGGTCGTTATATTCTGACCCCGGACATCTTCGACCTGATCGAACAAACCGAGCCAGGCAAGGGCGGCGAAATCCAGATCACCGACGCCCTCATGAAACAAGCCCAGAACGGCTGCGTCATGGCCTACAAGTTCAAAGGCAAGCGTTTCGACTGCGGTGGCGCTGAAGGCTACATCGAAGCGACCAACTTCTGCTTCGAGAACTTCTACAAGACTGGCAAGGCTTACTAA
- the gorA gene encoding glutathione-disulfide reductase: MAYDFDLYVIGAGSGGVRAARFAAGFGAKVAVAESRYLGGTCVNVGCVPKKLLVYGAHFAEDFEQASGFGWSLGEANFDWATLIANKDREINRLNGIYRNLLVNSGVTLHEAHAKIVGPHEVEVNGERFTAKNILIATGGWPQIPEIPGREHAIGSNEAFFLKELPKRVLVVGGGYIAVEFAGIFHGLGANTTLLYRGDLFLRGFDGSVRKHLQEELTKRGLDLQFNADIARIDKQADGSLKATLKDGRVLEADCVFYATGRRPMLDNLGLENTDVQLTDKGFIKVDEQYQTSEPSILALGDVIGRVQLTPVALAEGMAVARRLFKPEQYRPVDYKMIPTAVFSLPNIGTVGLTEEEAREAGHDVVIFESRFRPMKLTLTECQEKTLMKLVVDAKTDKVLGCHMVGPDAGEIVQGLAIALKAGATKRDFDDTIGVHPTAAEEFVTMRTPVGA; encoded by the coding sequence ATGGCCTACGATTTTGACCTTTATGTGATTGGTGCCGGTTCCGGCGGTGTGCGCGCTGCGCGTTTTGCGGCCGGTTTCGGTGCGAAAGTGGCGGTGGCGGAGAGCCGTTATCTGGGCGGGACCTGCGTCAATGTCGGCTGCGTGCCGAAAAAACTGCTGGTGTACGGCGCGCATTTCGCCGAAGACTTCGAGCAGGCGTCCGGTTTTGGCTGGAGCCTGGGTGAGGCAAATTTCGACTGGGCGACCCTGATCGCCAACAAGGATCGCGAGATCAATCGCCTCAACGGCATTTATCGCAATCTGCTGGTCAACAGCGGCGTGACCTTGCATGAAGCGCACGCGAAGATCGTTGGCCCGCATGAAGTCGAAGTGAATGGCGAGCGTTTTACAGCGAAGAACATTCTGATCGCTACCGGTGGCTGGCCGCAGATTCCGGAAATTCCGGGGCGCGAGCACGCGATCGGTTCCAATGAAGCGTTCTTCCTGAAAGAGCTGCCAAAGCGTGTGCTGGTGGTTGGCGGCGGTTACATCGCGGTCGAATTCGCCGGAATTTTCCACGGCCTCGGTGCGAACACCACGCTGCTGTATCGCGGCGATCTGTTCCTGCGCGGTTTTGACGGTTCGGTGCGCAAGCATTTGCAGGAAGAGCTGACCAAGCGTGGTCTGGATCTGCAATTCAACGCCGACATCGCGCGTATCGACAAGCAGGCTGACGGCAGCTTGAAAGCTACCCTCAAGGATGGCCGTGTGCTGGAAGCGGATTGCGTGTTCTACGCCACGGGCCGGCGTCCGATGCTCGATAATCTGGGCCTGGAAAACACCGATGTGCAGCTCACCGACAAGGGTTTCATTAAAGTCGACGAGCAATATCAGACCAGCGAGCCTTCAATTCTGGCGCTGGGCGATGTTATCGGCCGGGTGCAACTGACGCCGGTGGCGCTGGCCGAAGGCATGGCAGTGGCGCGGCGTTTGTTCAAGCCTGAGCAATACCGTCCGGTGGATTACAAGATGATCCCGACGGCGGTATTCAGTTTGCCGAACATCGGCACGGTCGGTTTGACCGAAGAGGAAGCGCGCGAGGCCGGCCACGATGTGGTGATCTTCGAAAGCCGTTTCCGCCCGATGAAGCTGACCCTGACCGAGTGCCAGGAAAAGACCCTGATGAAGCTGGTGGTCGACGCCAAGACCGACAAAGTCCTCGGCTGCCACATGGTCGGTCCGGACGCTGGCGAGATCGTTCAGGGTCTGGCGATTGCGTTGAAGGCTGGCGCAACCAAGCGTGACTTCGACGACACGATCGGGGTGCACCCGACGGCCGCCGAAGAATTCGTCACCATGCGTACGCCGGTCGGCGCTTAA
- a CDS encoding DNA-binding protein — MARGGITKALVQIARTAILARGEHPSIDAVRIEMGNTGSKTTIHRYLKELDDGAQPIEASAEPIDDELSALVSRLAQRLKEQAQEPIEQAREQFEEQREALESELKQTRQALEKLEQEHDIQGAALERESEALNNTRSMLQTEQTRNAGLNQALADFELRLQDKDEQIRSLEEKHLHARDALEHYRNASKEQREQEQSRHEAQVQQIQAELRQAQQSALVRQDEITQLHRDNERLLTENRGTQRELSLMQDQLKQSNQRQDQLLEQATRVDSERTLLQERLRVATLESQTLKQSIEEQTLLNQSLEKELNKAQASLEESQRLATTVAAAPDSAKPKDA; from the coding sequence ATGGCCCGTGGCGGCATTACCAAAGCCCTGGTGCAGATCGCGCGCACCGCGATCCTCGCTCGTGGCGAACACCCGAGCATCGATGCTGTACGCATTGAAATGGGCAACACCGGCTCGAAAACCACGATCCATCGTTACCTGAAAGAACTGGATGACGGCGCGCAGCCGATTGAGGCTTCGGCAGAGCCGATCGATGATGAGTTGTCCGCCCTTGTCTCGCGCCTCGCGCAACGCCTCAAAGAGCAGGCGCAAGAGCCCATCGAGCAGGCCCGCGAGCAGTTTGAAGAGCAGCGCGAAGCACTGGAGTCGGAGCTGAAACAAACGCGCCAGGCACTGGAAAAGCTCGAACAGGAGCACGACATTCAAGGCGCAGCGCTGGAGCGCGAGTCCGAAGCCCTGAACAACACCCGTTCAATGCTGCAGACCGAACAAACGCGTAACGCCGGCCTGAATCAGGCATTGGCCGACTTTGAATTGCGCTTGCAGGACAAAGACGAGCAGATCCGCTCACTGGAAGAAAAACACCTGCACGCCCGTGACGCACTGGAGCACTACCGCAACGCCAGCAAAGAGCAGCGCGAGCAGGAACAGAGCCGTCACGAAGCACAAGTGCAGCAGATTCAGGCGGAATTGCGTCAGGCGCAGCAAAGCGCACTGGTTCGTCAGGACGAGATTACGCAACTGCACCGCGACAACGAGCGCCTGCTTACCGAGAACCGTGGCACCCAACGCGAACTGAGCCTGATGCAGGATCAACTCAAACAAAGCAATCAGCGTCAGGATCAACTGCTCGAACAAGCGACCCGCGTCGACAGTGAGCGCACCCTCCTCCAGGAACGTTTGCGCGTTGCCACACTGGAAAGCCAGACACTCAAACAGAGCATTGAGGAGCAGACGCTACTCAACCAGTCACTGGAAAAAGAATTGAACAAGGCTCAAGCAAGCCTGGAAGAAAGCCAGCGTCTGGCGACTACCGTTGCGGCAGCGCCAGACTCGGCCAAACCGAAGGACGCTTAA
- a CDS encoding site-specific integrase, with product MSDLDRYLQAATRDNTRRSYRAAIEHFEVKWGGFLPATADSVARYLVAHAEELSINTLKLRLSALAQWHNSQGFADPTKAPVVRKVFKGIRALHPAQEKQAEPLQLQDLQRVIDWLEHEVQTAREQQDRPLLLKAYRDRALILLGFWRGFRSDELCRLQIEHVQAHAGKGITLYLPRSKGDRENLGQTYQAPALLKLCPVQAYIDWITEAALVRGPVFRSIDRWGNLNEEGLHANSIIPLLRQALQRAGIAAENYTSHSLRRGFATWAHQSGWDLKSLMSYVGWKDMKSAMRYVEASPFQGMARITDNPASS from the coding sequence ATGAGCGATCTGGATCGCTATCTGCAAGCCGCCACCCGCGATAACACCCGCCGCAGCTATCGCGCGGCCATCGAGCATTTCGAAGTGAAGTGGGGCGGGTTCTTGCCGGCCACAGCCGATAGCGTCGCGCGGTATCTGGTGGCGCACGCCGAAGAGCTGTCGATCAATACGTTGAAGCTGCGTCTGTCGGCGCTGGCGCAATGGCACAACAGCCAAGGGTTTGCCGATCCGACCAAGGCGCCGGTGGTGCGCAAAGTCTTCAAAGGCATACGTGCGTTGCACCCGGCGCAGGAGAAACAGGCCGAGCCGTTGCAATTACAGGATCTGCAGCGCGTCATCGATTGGCTTGAGCATGAAGTACAAACCGCGAGAGAACAGCAGGACCGCCCGTTACTCCTCAAGGCTTACCGTGATCGCGCATTGATTCTGCTGGGGTTCTGGCGCGGCTTTCGCAGCGATGAATTGTGTCGTTTGCAGATCGAACACGTGCAGGCACACGCAGGCAAAGGCATCACCTTGTATTTGCCGCGCAGCAAGGGCGATCGGGAAAACCTCGGGCAGACCTATCAAGCCCCGGCGCTGCTCAAGCTCTGTCCGGTGCAGGCCTATATCGACTGGATCACCGAAGCGGCGCTGGTGCGTGGCCCGGTTTTCCGCAGCATCGACCGCTGGGGCAATCTGAACGAGGAGGGGCTGCACGCCAACAGCATCATCCCGCTGCTGCGCCAGGCTTTGCAGCGCGCCGGCATTGCTGCCGAAAACTACACCAGCCATTCCCTGCGTCGAGGCTTCGCAACCTGGGCCCATCAAAGCGGCTGGGATCTGAAATCCCTGATGAGTTACGTCGGCTGGAAGGATATGAAGTCCGCAATGCGCTATGTTGAAGCCAGCCCATTCCAGGGGATGGCTCGGATTACGGATAACCCGGCTTCGTCGTAG
- the ahpC gene encoding alkyl hydroperoxide reductase subunit C gives MPIINSQVKPFKATAFKNGDFVQVSDADLKGKWSVVFFYPADFTFVCPTELEDLADNYAAFQKLGVEIYSVSTDTHFAHAAWHNTSPAIGKIEYTMIGDPTHAISRNFDVLIEEVGLADRGTFVINPEGQIKIVELNDGGVGRDASELLRKIKAAQYVAAHPGEVCPAKWKEGEATLAPSLDLVGKI, from the coding sequence ATGCCTATCATCAACAGCCAAGTAAAACCGTTCAAAGCTACCGCGTTCAAAAACGGCGACTTCGTTCAAGTCTCGGACGCTGACCTGAAAGGCAAGTGGTCGGTCGTGTTCTTCTACCCAGCCGACTTCACCTTCGTTTGCCCAACCGAGCTGGAAGACCTGGCTGACAACTACGCTGCCTTCCAGAAACTCGGCGTAGAGATCTACAGCGTTTCCACCGACACACACTTTGCCCACGCTGCCTGGCACAACACTTCGCCAGCCATCGGCAAAATCGAATACACCATGATCGGCGACCCGACCCACGCCATCTCCCGCAACTTCGACGTGCTGATCGAAGAAGTTGGCCTGGCTGACCGTGGCACCTTCGTGATCAACCCTGAAGGCCAGATCAAAATCGTTGAACTGAACGATGGCGGCGTTGGCCGTGACGCTTCCGAGCTGCTGCGCAAGATCAAGGCTGCTCAGTACGTTGCTGCTCACCCAGGCGAAGTTTGCCCAGCCAAGTGGAAAGAAGGCGAGGCCACTCTGGCGCCGTCCCTGGACCTGGTCGGCAAGATCTAA
- the ahpF gene encoding alkyl hydroperoxide reductase subunit F produces the protein MLDANLKAQLKSYLERVTQPIEIVASLDDGAKSREMLELLKDVASLSSQITLIDSGDDARKPSFSINRPGADISLRFAGIPMGHEFTSLVLALLQVGGHPSKASVEVIEQIRALKGEFSFETYFSLSCQNCPDVVQALNLMAVLNPNIRHVAIDGALFQDEVNDRKIMAVPSIYLNGENFGQGRMGLEEILAKLDTGAIERQAEKISAKDAFDVLVVGGGPAGASAAIYAARKGIRTGVAAERFGGQVLDTMAIENFISVQETEGPKLATALEEHVKQYDVDIMNLQRADKLIPGKNGQLHEVRFASGATLKAKSVILATGARWREMNVPGEQEYRNKGVAYCPHCDGPLFKGKRVAVIGGGNSGVEAAIDLAGIVSHVTLLEFDVQLRADAVLQRKLHSLPNVTVITSAQTTEVTGNGEKVNGLRYKDRNTDELRTVELEGIFVQIGLLPNTDWLKGTIELSPRGEIIVDNRGETSIPGIFAAGDVTTVPYKQIVIAVGEGAKASLSAFDHLIRTSAPA, from the coding sequence ATGTTGGACGCCAATCTTAAAGCCCAGTTGAAATCGTACCTGGAACGGGTCACCCAGCCGATCGAGATCGTTGCTTCCCTCGACGACGGTGCGAAATCCCGTGAAATGCTGGAACTGCTGAAAGATGTTGCCAGTCTTTCGAGCCAAATTACCTTGATCGACAGCGGTGACGATGCTCGCAAGCCATCGTTCTCGATCAACCGCCCGGGCGCCGACATCAGTCTGCGTTTCGCCGGCATCCCGATGGGTCACGAATTCACTTCGCTGGTACTGGCCTTGCTGCAAGTCGGCGGCCACCCATCAAAAGCCAGTGTTGAAGTGATCGAGCAGATCCGCGCGCTGAAAGGCGAGTTCAGCTTCGAGACGTACTTCTCGCTGTCCTGCCAGAACTGCCCGGACGTGGTCCAGGCGCTGAACCTGATGGCAGTGCTTAACCCGAATATCCGCCACGTCGCTATCGACGGTGCGTTGTTCCAGGACGAAGTCAACGATCGCAAGATCATGGCCGTGCCGAGCATCTACCTCAATGGTGAAAACTTCGGTCAGGGCCGCATGGGTCTGGAGGAGATTCTCGCCAAACTCGACACCGGCGCCATCGAACGTCAGGCCGAGAAAATCAGCGCCAAGGACGCCTTTGATGTGCTGGTTGTCGGCGGTGGCCCGGCCGGTGCGTCGGCAGCGATTTACGCTGCACGTAAAGGCATTCGCACTGGCGTCGCCGCTGAACGTTTTGGCGGTCAGGTGCTCGACACCATGGCCATCGAGAACTTCATTTCCGTGCAGGAAACCGAAGGCCCGAAACTGGCCACGGCGCTGGAAGAACACGTCAAACAGTACGACGTCGACATCATGAACCTGCAACGTGCTGACAAACTGATCCCGGGCAAGAATGGCCAACTGCATGAAGTCCGTTTCGCCAGCGGCGCGACCCTGAAAGCCAAAAGCGTGATTCTGGCGACTGGCGCGCGCTGGCGCGAGATGAACGTGCCGGGTGAGCAGGAATACCGCAACAAAGGCGTGGCGTACTGCCCGCACTGCGATGGTCCGCTGTTCAAAGGCAAGCGTGTCGCGGTCATCGGCGGCGGTAACTCCGGCGTTGAAGCGGCCATCGATCTGGCCGGTATTGTGTCGCACGTGACGCTGTTGGAGTTCGACGTACAACTACGCGCTGACGCCGTACTGCAACGCAAGCTGCACAGCCTGCCGAACGTCACCGTGATCACCAGTGCGCAAACCACGGAAGTCACCGGCAATGGCGAGAAGGTCAATGGCCTGCGTTACAAGGATCGCAACACTGATGAGCTGCGCACTGTCGAGCTGGAAGGGATTTTCGTGCAGATCGGTTTGCTGCCGAACACTGACTGGCTGAAGGGCACCATCGAGCTGTCGCCGCGTGGCGAGATCATTGTCGATAACCGTGGTGAAACATCGATCCCGGGTATCTTCGCTGCGGGCGACGTGACCACTGTGCCGTACAAGCAGATCGTGATTGCGGTGGGTGAGGGCGCAAAGGCTTCGTTGAGTGCATTTGATCACTTGATCCGCACGTCGGCGCCGGCTTGA
- the gloA gene encoding lactoylglutathione lyase: MSLHELNTFPGVTATPDSATRNFVFNHTMLRVKDITQSLDFYTRVLGFSLVEKRDFPEAEFSLYFLALVDQSQIPADAAARTEWMKSIPGILELTHNHGTENDADFAYHNGNTDPRGFGHICISVPDIVAACARFEELGCDFQKRLTDGRMKSLAFIKDPDGYWVEIIQPAPL, encoded by the coding sequence ATGAGCCTGCACGAACTCAACACTTTCCCCGGCGTCACCGCTACCCCAGACAGCGCAACCCGCAACTTCGTCTTCAACCACACCATGTTGCGTGTCAAAGACATCACCCAATCTCTGGACTTCTACACCCGCGTACTGGGTTTCTCGCTGGTTGAAAAGCGTGACTTCCCGGAAGCCGAGTTCAGCCTGTACTTCCTTGCGCTGGTCGATCAATCGCAGATTCCGGCCGACGCAGCTGCTCGCACCGAATGGATGAAGTCCATTCCGGGCATCCTCGAACTGACCCATAACCATGGCACCGAGAACGACGCGGATTTCGCCTATCACAATGGCAACACTGACCCGCGTGGTTTTGGCCATATCTGCATTTCGGTGCCGGATATCGTTGCAGCGTGTGCACGTTTTGAAGAGCTGGGCTGCGACTTCCAGAAGCGCCTGACCGATGGTCGCATGAAAAGCCTGGCGTTCATCAAGGATCCGGATGGTTACTGGGTCGAGATCATTCAGCCAGCGCCGCTGTAA